A genome region from Setaria italica strain Yugu1 chromosome III, Setaria_italica_v2.0, whole genome shotgun sequence includes the following:
- the LOC101772647 gene encoding mitochondrial dicarboxylate/tricarboxylate transporter DTC: protein MADAKQQQQQAAVAATGVWKTIKPFVNGGASGMLATCVIQPIDMVKVRIQLGEGSAGQVTKNMLANEGLRSFYKGLSAGLLRQATYTTARLGSFRVLTNKAVEKNEGKPLPLIQKAFIGLTAGAIGACVGSPADLALIRMQADSTLPAAQRRNYKNAFHALYRISADEGVLALWKGAGPTVVRAMALNMGMLASYDQSVELFRDKFGAGEITTVIGASAISGFFASACSLPFDYVKTQIQKMQPDANGKYPYTGSLDCAAKTFKSGGPFKFYTGFPVYCVRIAPHVMMTWIFLNQIQKFEKKIGI, encoded by the exons ATGGCGGAcgcgaagcagcagcagcagcaggcggcggtggcggccaccGGCGTCTGGAAGACGATCAAGCCCTTCGTCAACGGCGGCGCCTCCGGGATGCTCGCCACCTGCGTCATCCAGCCCATCGACATGGTCAAG GTGAGGATCCAGTTGGGTGAGGGCTCCGCTGGTCAGGTCACGAAGAACATGCTTGCTAACGAGGGGCTCCGTTCCTTCTATAAG GGTCTGTCCGCTGGTTTGCTAAGGCAAGCGACGTACACGACTGCTCGTCTTGGATCCTTCAG GGTTCTAACCAACAAAGCAGTTGAAAAGAATGAGGGGAAGCCGTTGCCACTAATTCAGAAAGCTTTTATTGGTCTGACTGCTGGAGCAATTGGTGCTTGTGTTGGTAGTCCTGCTGATTTGGCACTCATTAGAATGCAAGCTGATTCAACCTTGCCTGCCGCACAAAGGCGCAACTACAAGAATGCTTTCCACGCACTCTACCGTATCTCTGCTGATGAGGGAGTCCTTGCACTTTGGAAGGGTGCAGGCCCAACTGTTGTAAGAGCTATGGCACTGAACATGGGTATGCTTGCTTCCTATGACCAGAGTGTCGAGCTATTTAGGGACAAATTTGGCGCAGGAGAAATTACTACTGTAATTG GAGCCAGTGCTATTTCTGGATTCTTCGCCTCAGCATGCAGTTTGCCCTTTGACTACGTGAAGACACAGATTCAGAAGATGCAACCTGATGCCAATGGCAAGTACCCGTACACAGGGTCTTTGGACTGTGCCGCGAAGACCTTCAAGAGCGGTGGGCCATTCAAGTTCTACACTGGCTTCCCGGTGTACTGTGTCAGGATTGCGCCCCATGTCATG ATGACCTGGATTTTCTTGAATCAGATCCAGAAGTTCGAGAAGAAGATTGGCATATAA